The Haemorhous mexicanus isolate bHaeMex1 chromosome 5, bHaeMex1.pri, whole genome shotgun sequence genome contains a region encoding:
- the ATF7IP gene encoding activating transcription factor 7-interacting protein 1 isoform X2, with the protein MDSTEEPQKKVFKARKTMRVSDRQQLEAVYKVKEELLKTTEVKLLNGKHENGDSDINPLLSNTDCMEVKKEINGVVDLCVNSEEGRTACDEISETKRPESRAGNIVNDIESKPPVLSSENVTPEQAKDTDIAVKCEAENGVGSSKDNFHEENDRKDHLDQRKNDIPLDGESKPVCGISDSSEEKGETNLPVNSSSSGEEKRTEVTVEEVVGEAAISSSMEADQEKQEGSAGPAEITVSKAIDEPSESILDNTDCMETDDIIPILEKLAPAEDDLSCFSKSSLLPVDDTVPDLEEKIDNCLGSPSKQESNESLPKEAFLVLSDEDDPCDEKEELVEGILPNKSSLPEEVEGEKKKECEDKEVEETHKEEEKQIEKSEASKRKRSKSEDMDNVHSKHRRYMGEDYEAELQVKITARKDVDLKLQKIIQRLLEEKLTTLQCAVFDKTLADLKNRMEKVDCNKRHKTVLTEMQAKIARLTKRVGAAKEDLKKRQENVANAPVSPGKAAPDTANVNNATYRNAGTVRQMLESKRNVGESTPATFQAPVNPVPASSLAASPAVVSGHPKLQTPVSSTSSLTTAVLPTANTATVVGTNPVPTGSTQSVSVSLQSLPVILHVPVAVSSQTQLLQGHTGTLVSNQPSGNVEFISVQNSSTVGSLTKTTVSLASTNTTKPNNIPLVPSPGILRNSTASAGSIGTTLAVQAVPATHPVAQTTRTSLPAVGTPGLYNATASRAPLQMKLPLPAFSSTAPTEPPTSAPPKIENQTSRPPTDTSANKRPAEGKTQLKQEETPSENKEAVEAAQTNFNFPEDVLFGLEEEEEDAKSIKNTHKQTGWAANLLKQWLAKNGKDPSFELVPVSELNDILREFYYTIRNHDGNTYSVASYKSMRAGLNRHLKMPPYNRQICLMKDKEFASANMVFVSVLKMLRMQGKDETHHHPPIAAEDLRKIKQSGVLGLHSPLALVNKVWFDLQLHFAKRGREILRDLAPDAFVVEKDKNGRRYAMFRYPGKGKNGEDPHKMGKMYDMPGDPNCPVFSLELYLSKLPPEPPAFYLHPLKLTSEQMQEQPVWYKREPMGVNYLGTMMPRISVAARLSQRYTNHSLRTTTIQLLSEAGLGPREIMAVTGHRSESAIRHYWGSAEVRYRAWSDIMENNGPSYRYSKIPNEVIKESVSGASTSSVKRTVLEQNKILFPTKSVVPPGTKSVALVPVGHPALNYKSPVLLKRSSSKVFLPKSMTSGNLTAGPLQGSCSKPVFIKRVIKQEPMT; encoded by the exons ATGGATAGCACAGAGGAACCTCagaaaaaagtctttaaagCACGAAAAACAATGAGAGTAAGTGATCGGCAACAACTTGAAGCTGTCTATAAGGTtaaagaggagctgctgaagacAACTGAAGTGAAACTGTTAAATGGAAAACACGAGAATGGAGACTCTGATATAAATCCCCTTTTAAGCAATACAGATTGTATGGAAgtcaagaaagaaattaatggCGTGGTTGACTTGTGTGTTAATTCTGAAGAGGGAAGAACAGCTTGTGATGAAATTAGTGAGACTAAAAGACCTGAAAGTAGGGCAGGAAACATAGTCAATGACATAGAATCTAAACCTCCAGTGCTGTCTTCAGAAAATGTTACTCCCGAACAAGCTAAAGATACTGACATTGCAGTAAAATGTGAGGCTGAAAATGGAGTTGGTAGCAGTAAAGATAActtccatgaagaaaatgacagaaaagatCATTTGGACCAAAGAAAGAATGATATCCCATTGGATGGTGAAAGTAAACCAGTCTGTGGTATTAGTGACTCTTctgaagaaaagggagaaacaAATTTACCTGTTAATTCCAGTTCATCTGGTGAGGAAAAGAGGACTGAAGTAACTGTTGAAGAGGTTGTTGGAGAAGCAGCCATCTCTAGCAGTATGGAAGCTGACCAGGAAAAACAAGAAGGCAGTGCAGGACCTGCAGAAATCACTGTTTCGAAGGCAATAGATGAGCCAAGTGAAAGTATCTTGGACAATACGGACTGTATGGAAACAGATGACATTATTCCAATTCTGGAAAAACTAGCCCCTGCTGAAGATGATCTGAGCTGTTTTTCTAAAAGTTCTCTTCTTCCAGTGGATGACACAGTCCCAGATTTAGAAGAGAAAATAGACAATTGTTTGGGTTCACCATCTAAGCAGGAAAGCAATGAAAGTCTGCCAAAAGAGGCTTTCTTAGTACTGTCCGATGAAGACGATCCCTGTGATGAGAAGGAGGAACTCGTTGAAGGGATATTGCCAAACAAGTCAAGTCTTCCAG AAGAGgtggagggggagaaaaaaaaggagtgtgAAGATAAAGAAGTAGAAGAGACCCACaaagaagaagagaaacaaataGAGAAAA GTGAAGCATCAAAGAGAAAGCGTTCCAAATCTGAGGACATGGACAATGTTCATTCTAAACATCGTCGGTACATGGGAGAAGATTATGAAGCAGAGCTCCAAGTCAAAATTACAGCCAGAAAGGATGTTGACCTAAAATTACAAAAG ATTATCCAGAGACTGTTAGAAGAAAAGCTTACCACTTTACAGTGTGCGGTATTTGACAAGACTCTGGCAGACTTGAAAAACCGAATGGAGAAAGTAGATTGCAACAAGAGGCATAAAACTGTGCTTACTGAAATGCAG GCTAAAATTGCAAGATTGACAAAGCGGGTTGGAGCAGCCAAGGAGGACTTAAAGAAGAGACAGGAA AATGTGGCAAATGCACCTGTATctccagggaaagcagcacCCGACACTGCAAATGTAAACAATGCCACGTATCG AAATGCTGGCACAGTAAGGCAGATGCTGGAGTCAAAGAGGAATGTAGGAGAGAGCACACCAGCAACTTTTCAAGCCCCTGTGAATCCAG TGCCTGCTTCCAGTCttgctgcttctccagcagTTGTCAGTGGACATCCTAAGCTTCAGACTCCAGTGTCCTCCACCAGCTCTTTGACAACAGCAGTGCTTCCCACAGCTAACACGGCTACAGTTGTAGGCACTAACCCAGTGCCCACTGGCAGCACTCAGTCAGTGTCTGTCTCATTGCAGTCTTTGCCTGTAATCCTGCATGTACCTGTGGCAGTGTCGTCCCAGACTCAGCTTCTGCAAGGCCACACAGGGACTTTGGTCTCTAACCAGCCGTCAGGCAACGTTGAATTTATATCTGTACAAAACTCCTCTACAGTTGGTAGCCTTACCAAAACGACAGTGTCTTTGGCATCAACTAACACAACTAAACCAAATAACATCCCACTTGTGCCCAGTCCTGGTATTCTAAGGAACTCTACAGCCAGTGCTGGGTCAATAGGCACAACGTTGGCAGTACAGGCTGTTCCTGCTACACATCCTGTTGCCCAGACCACAAGGACTTCTTTGCCTGCAGTGGGTACTCCAGGACTTTATAATGCGACTGCCAGTCGAGCGCCCCTACAGATGAAGCTTCCTCTCCCTGCATTTAGTAGTACAGCTCCTACTGAACCACCCACCAGTGCACCACCCAAGATTG AAAACCAGACAAGCAGGCCACCAACAGATACTTCGGCAAACAAGCGACCTGCTGAGGGAAAAACACAG TTGAAACAGGAAGAGACTccatcagaaaataaagaagcagTAGAAGCAGCACAGACGAATTTTAACTTCCCTGAGGATGTCCTCTTTGGcttggaggaagaggaagaggatgcTAAGAGCATCAAAAACACCCACAAACAGACTGGCTGGGCAGCTAACCTATTAAAACAGTGGCTGGCCAAAAATGGCAAGGATCCTAGCTTTGAATTGGTCCCAGTAAGTGAACTCAATGATATCTTAAGAGAGTTTTATTACACAATACGAAATCACGATGGAAATACCTACAGTGTGGCAAGCTACAAGTCGATGCGCGCTGGTTTAAACCGGCATCTCAAAATGCCGCCTTATAATCGTCAGATTTGCTTAATGAAGGACAAAGAGTTTGCCAGTGCAAACATGGTGTTTGTGAGCGTGCTGAAGATGCTGCGCATGCAGGGGAAGGATGAGACTCACCACCATCCTCCTATTGCTGCCGAGGACTTGCGTAAGATTAAGCAATCTGGTGTGCTGGGTTTGCACAGTCCCCTGGCACTCGTCAACAAGGTGTGGTTTGATTTGCAGTTGCATTTTGCCAAGCGAGGGAGGGAAATTCTAAGAGATCTGGCTCCAGATGCATTTGTGGTTGAGAAGGACAAGAACGGGCGTCGATATGCTATGTTTAGATATCCTGGCAAAGGCAAAAATGGCGAAGATCCTCATAAAATGGGTAAAATGTATGATATGCCTGGGGACCCAAACTGTCCTGTATTTTCCTTGGAACTTTATTTGTCCAAGTTGCCTCCAGAGCCCCCTGCCTTTTACCTGCACCCTCTAAAGCTAACATCAGAGCAAATGCAAGAACAGCCTGTCTGGTACAAAAGAGAACCAATGGGTGTGAACTACCTGGGTACCATGATGCCCAGGATAAGTGTGGCAGCCAGGCTCTCTCAGCGGTACACCAATCATTCTCTCCGAACTACCACCATCCAGCTACTCAGTGAAGCAGGACTGGGGCCTAGGGAAATAATGGCAGTGACAGGCCATCGCTCCGAGTCTGCTATTAGGCACTACTGGGGATCTGCAGAGGTTCGCTACAGGGCCTGGTCAGATATAATGGAAAACAATGGCCCCAGTTATCGATATAGCAAGATCCCAAATGAAGTGATAAAAGAGTCAGTATCTGGTGCATCCACCTCCTCTGTAAAACGTACTGTTctagaacaaaacaaaattttattcCCTACAAAATCTGTGGTGCCACCTGGCACTAAGTCTGTGGCTTTAGTCCCTGTGGGACATCCAGCTCTGAATTACAAAAGCCCAGTCCTGTTGAAGCGCAGTTCATCCAAGGTGTTTCTCCCCAAGAGCATGACCAGTGGGAACCTAACTGCCGGTCCCCTTCAAGGCTCTTGTAGCAAACCTGTCTTTATAAAGCGTGTGATAAAACAAGAACCTATGACTTGA
- the ATF7IP gene encoding activating transcription factor 7-interacting protein 1 isoform X3 — translation MDSTEEPQKKVFKARKTMRVSDRQQLEAVYKVKEELLKTTEVKLLNGKHENGDSDINPLLSNTDCMEVKKEINGVVDLCVNSEEGRTACDEISETKRPESRAGNIVNDIESKPPVLSSENVTPEQAKDTDIAVKCEAENGVGSSKDNFHEENDRKDHLDQRKNDIPLDGESKPVCGISDSSEEKGETNLPVNSSSSGEEKRTEVTVEEVVGEAAISSSMEADQEKQEGSAGPAEITVSKAIDEPSESILDNTDCMETDDIIPILEKLAPAEDDLSCFSKSSLLPVDDTVPDLEEKIDNCLGSPSKQESNESLPKEAFLVLSDEDDPCDEKEELVEGILPNKSSLPEVEGEKKKECEDKEVEETHKEEEKQIEKSEASKRKRSKSEDMDNVHSKHRRYMGEDYEAELQVKITARKDVDLKLQKIIQRLLEEKLTTLQCAVFDKTLADLKNRMEKVDCNKRHKTVLTEMQAKIARLTKRVGAAKEDLKKRQENVANAPVSPGKAAPDTANVNNATYRNAGTVRQMLESKRNVGESTPATFQAPVNPVPASSLAASPAVVSGHPKLQTPVSSTSSLTTAVLPTANTATVVGTNPVPTGSTQSVSVSLQSLPVILHVPVAVSSQTQLLQGHTGTLVSNQPSGNVEFISVQNSSTVGSLTKTTVSLASTNTTKPNNIPLVPSPGILRNSTASAGSIGTTLAVQAVPATHPVAQTTRTSLPAVGTPGLYNATASRAPLQMKLPLPAFSSTAPTEPPTSAPPKIENQTSRPPTDTSANKRPAEGKTQQLKQEETPSENKEAVEAAQTNFNFPEDVLFGLEEEEEDAKSIKNTHKQTGWAANLLKQWLAKNGKDPSFELVPVSELNDILREFYYTIRNHDGNTYSVASYKSMRAGLNRHLKMPPYNRQICLMKDKEFASANMVFVSVLKMLRMQGKDETHHHPPIAAEDLRKIKQSGVLGLHSPLALVNKVWFDLQLHFAKRGREILRDLAPDAFVVEKDKNGRRYAMFRYPGKGKNGEDPHKMGKMYDMPGDPNCPVFSLELYLSKLPPEPPAFYLHPLKLTSEQMQEQPVWYKREPMGVNYLGTMMPRISVAARLSQRYTNHSLRTTTIQLLSEAGLGPREIMAVTGHRSESAIRHYWGSAEVRYRAWSDIMENNGPSYRYSKIPNEVIKESVSGASTSSVKRTVLEQNKILFPTKSVVPPGTKSVALVPVGHPALNYKSPVLLKRSSSKVFLPKSMTSGNLTAGPLQGSCSKPVFIKRVIKQEPMT, via the exons ATGGATAGCACAGAGGAACCTCagaaaaaagtctttaaagCACGAAAAACAATGAGAGTAAGTGATCGGCAACAACTTGAAGCTGTCTATAAGGTtaaagaggagctgctgaagacAACTGAAGTGAAACTGTTAAATGGAAAACACGAGAATGGAGACTCTGATATAAATCCCCTTTTAAGCAATACAGATTGTATGGAAgtcaagaaagaaattaatggCGTGGTTGACTTGTGTGTTAATTCTGAAGAGGGAAGAACAGCTTGTGATGAAATTAGTGAGACTAAAAGACCTGAAAGTAGGGCAGGAAACATAGTCAATGACATAGAATCTAAACCTCCAGTGCTGTCTTCAGAAAATGTTACTCCCGAACAAGCTAAAGATACTGACATTGCAGTAAAATGTGAGGCTGAAAATGGAGTTGGTAGCAGTAAAGATAActtccatgaagaaaatgacagaaaagatCATTTGGACCAAAGAAAGAATGATATCCCATTGGATGGTGAAAGTAAACCAGTCTGTGGTATTAGTGACTCTTctgaagaaaagggagaaacaAATTTACCTGTTAATTCCAGTTCATCTGGTGAGGAAAAGAGGACTGAAGTAACTGTTGAAGAGGTTGTTGGAGAAGCAGCCATCTCTAGCAGTATGGAAGCTGACCAGGAAAAACAAGAAGGCAGTGCAGGACCTGCAGAAATCACTGTTTCGAAGGCAATAGATGAGCCAAGTGAAAGTATCTTGGACAATACGGACTGTATGGAAACAGATGACATTATTCCAATTCTGGAAAAACTAGCCCCTGCTGAAGATGATCTGAGCTGTTTTTCTAAAAGTTCTCTTCTTCCAGTGGATGACACAGTCCCAGATTTAGAAGAGAAAATAGACAATTGTTTGGGTTCACCATCTAAGCAGGAAAGCAATGAAAGTCTGCCAAAAGAGGCTTTCTTAGTACTGTCCGATGAAGACGATCCCTGTGATGAGAAGGAGGAACTCGTTGAAGGGATATTGCCAAACAAGTCAAGTCTTCCAG AGgtggagggggagaaaaaaaaggagtgtgAAGATAAAGAAGTAGAAGAGACCCACaaagaagaagagaaacaaataGAGAAAA GTGAAGCATCAAAGAGAAAGCGTTCCAAATCTGAGGACATGGACAATGTTCATTCTAAACATCGTCGGTACATGGGAGAAGATTATGAAGCAGAGCTCCAAGTCAAAATTACAGCCAGAAAGGATGTTGACCTAAAATTACAAAAG ATTATCCAGAGACTGTTAGAAGAAAAGCTTACCACTTTACAGTGTGCGGTATTTGACAAGACTCTGGCAGACTTGAAAAACCGAATGGAGAAAGTAGATTGCAACAAGAGGCATAAAACTGTGCTTACTGAAATGCAG GCTAAAATTGCAAGATTGACAAAGCGGGTTGGAGCAGCCAAGGAGGACTTAAAGAAGAGACAGGAA AATGTGGCAAATGCACCTGTATctccagggaaagcagcacCCGACACTGCAAATGTAAACAATGCCACGTATCG AAATGCTGGCACAGTAAGGCAGATGCTGGAGTCAAAGAGGAATGTAGGAGAGAGCACACCAGCAACTTTTCAAGCCCCTGTGAATCCAG TGCCTGCTTCCAGTCttgctgcttctccagcagTTGTCAGTGGACATCCTAAGCTTCAGACTCCAGTGTCCTCCACCAGCTCTTTGACAACAGCAGTGCTTCCCACAGCTAACACGGCTACAGTTGTAGGCACTAACCCAGTGCCCACTGGCAGCACTCAGTCAGTGTCTGTCTCATTGCAGTCTTTGCCTGTAATCCTGCATGTACCTGTGGCAGTGTCGTCCCAGACTCAGCTTCTGCAAGGCCACACAGGGACTTTGGTCTCTAACCAGCCGTCAGGCAACGTTGAATTTATATCTGTACAAAACTCCTCTACAGTTGGTAGCCTTACCAAAACGACAGTGTCTTTGGCATCAACTAACACAACTAAACCAAATAACATCCCACTTGTGCCCAGTCCTGGTATTCTAAGGAACTCTACAGCCAGTGCTGGGTCAATAGGCACAACGTTGGCAGTACAGGCTGTTCCTGCTACACATCCTGTTGCCCAGACCACAAGGACTTCTTTGCCTGCAGTGGGTACTCCAGGACTTTATAATGCGACTGCCAGTCGAGCGCCCCTACAGATGAAGCTTCCTCTCCCTGCATTTAGTAGTACAGCTCCTACTGAACCACCCACCAGTGCACCACCCAAGATTG AAAACCAGACAAGCAGGCCACCAACAGATACTTCGGCAAACAAGCGACCTGCTGAGGGAAAAACACAG CAGTTGAAACAGGAAGAGACTccatcagaaaataaagaagcagTAGAAGCAGCACAGACGAATTTTAACTTCCCTGAGGATGTCCTCTTTGGcttggaggaagaggaagaggatgcTAAGAGCATCAAAAACACCCACAAACAGACTGGCTGGGCAGCTAACCTATTAAAACAGTGGCTGGCCAAAAATGGCAAGGATCCTAGCTTTGAATTGGTCCCAGTAAGTGAACTCAATGATATCTTAAGAGAGTTTTATTACACAATACGAAATCACGATGGAAATACCTACAGTGTGGCAAGCTACAAGTCGATGCGCGCTGGTTTAAACCGGCATCTCAAAATGCCGCCTTATAATCGTCAGATTTGCTTAATGAAGGACAAAGAGTTTGCCAGTGCAAACATGGTGTTTGTGAGCGTGCTGAAGATGCTGCGCATGCAGGGGAAGGATGAGACTCACCACCATCCTCCTATTGCTGCCGAGGACTTGCGTAAGATTAAGCAATCTGGTGTGCTGGGTTTGCACAGTCCCCTGGCACTCGTCAACAAGGTGTGGTTTGATTTGCAGTTGCATTTTGCCAAGCGAGGGAGGGAAATTCTAAGAGATCTGGCTCCAGATGCATTTGTGGTTGAGAAGGACAAGAACGGGCGTCGATATGCTATGTTTAGATATCCTGGCAAAGGCAAAAATGGCGAAGATCCTCATAAAATGGGTAAAATGTATGATATGCCTGGGGACCCAAACTGTCCTGTATTTTCCTTGGAACTTTATTTGTCCAAGTTGCCTCCAGAGCCCCCTGCCTTTTACCTGCACCCTCTAAAGCTAACATCAGAGCAAATGCAAGAACAGCCTGTCTGGTACAAAAGAGAACCAATGGGTGTGAACTACCTGGGTACCATGATGCCCAGGATAAGTGTGGCAGCCAGGCTCTCTCAGCGGTACACCAATCATTCTCTCCGAACTACCACCATCCAGCTACTCAGTGAAGCAGGACTGGGGCCTAGGGAAATAATGGCAGTGACAGGCCATCGCTCCGAGTCTGCTATTAGGCACTACTGGGGATCTGCAGAGGTTCGCTACAGGGCCTGGTCAGATATAATGGAAAACAATGGCCCCAGTTATCGATATAGCAAGATCCCAAATGAAGTGATAAAAGAGTCAGTATCTGGTGCATCCACCTCCTCTGTAAAACGTACTGTTctagaacaaaacaaaattttattcCCTACAAAATCTGTGGTGCCACCTGGCACTAAGTCTGTGGCTTTAGTCCCTGTGGGACATCCAGCTCTGAATTACAAAAGCCCAGTCCTGTTGAAGCGCAGTTCATCCAAGGTGTTTCTCCCCAAGAGCATGACCAGTGGGAACCTAACTGCCGGTCCCCTTCAAGGCTCTTGTAGCAAACCTGTCTTTATAAAGCGTGTGATAAAACAAGAACCTATGACTTGA